One region of Macadamia integrifolia cultivar HAES 741 chromosome 11, SCU_Mint_v3, whole genome shotgun sequence genomic DNA includes:
- the LOC122093708 gene encoding uncharacterized protein LOC122093708, translating to MDIVIGPTTEVVKYLVSPFMQHANYLVHNKRNANDLRNQIAKLGDLKTDVQRSVDAAHRRGEVIKVVVESWLTRVNQIESEEITLHNALEEIKGCLQGGCSGPYEVGKDAKCMIDNVNQLLNEGQQFSVFPDPSPFHPGPESMQTLDFQVYESTKLAMHKIMGPLKDENINMIGVYGIVEMHGFSSNGLLEIV from the coding sequence ATGGATATTGTCATTGGACCCACCACAGAAGTGGTCAAGTATTTGGTTTCTCCCTTCATGCAGCACGCCAACTATCTTGTTCATAATAAGAGAAATGCTAATGACCTTAGAAACCAAATAGCAAAACTTGGAGATCTGAAAACAGATGTGCAACGTTCTGTCGATGCGGCTCACAGGAGAGGAGAAGTGATAAAAGTGGTGGTGGAAAGTTGGTTAACAAGAGTGAATCAAATAGAGTCTGAGGAGATAACATTACATAATGCATTGGAAGAGATCAAGGGATGCCTCCAAGGGGGTTGCTCTGGGCCTTATGAAGTAGGGAAAGATGCAAAATGCATGATTGACAATGTCAATCAGCTACTAAATGAAGGTCAACAATTTTCTGTTTTTCCAGATCCTTCTCCGTTTCATCCAGGCCCAGAATCCATGCAGACACTAGACTTTCAAGTTTATGAGTCCACCAAATTAGCTATGCACAAAATCATGGGGCCTTTGAAGGATGAGAATATCAACATGATTGGTGTATATGGGATAGTAGAGATGCATGGATTCTCTTCAAATGGGCTGCTGGAGATTGTATAG